Genomic segment of Triticum aestivum cultivar Chinese Spring chromosome 6A, IWGSC CS RefSeq v2.1, whole genome shotgun sequence:
GCGTATTATGACATAGGAAGAAAGcacattgtgacggtgaacccacggaatcaatccgtgctttattattaggcgAGAAGCTTACCGTCCATAGCGCTCAAAGAATACAATGCTCGGTTTGACTCTTTTTTTACCGGATAAAGATATAGATGACTCAAATATTAGGTAAAGAAACACACCGTTGAAGAAATagatagtaccacctcggatatatTGAGAAAAATATCAAAATCAAGAAAAAAAATAGACAGGAAGAAGCGTATTATGACATATGAAGGAAGCGCATTGtaacggtgaacccacggagtcaatccgtgctttattattagggagagattttaTAAAGTATGTAATCCCTCAAATTCTGGAGTGGAAAAATGCAATTTTTCCAAATTAATTAATTGTATGATGAAGGAAAAAAACAAGTACTACAATTAATCTGACTTGGTCAAACATGTACTCAGCTGTGCGCCCAAACATTTTTATTTCTTGGAAATTGGTTAGTCCAAAGTCCAAGTCCAATATACGTACCTGCATACATAATGCTttgttttccctttgaaattaatTCAATCCCAGCTGCCTGAAGGACTTGCTTCCTCTTGTTAAGACCAAGGATGATAGATACATAGCACACAAACAGGTCACTAACAAACTTTCCAAACTCCAAAGAATCAATTGATTGATCATTGGTGGCTTGCTGCTTGCGGCTGCGGGTAACTGGTACTCTTGAGCAAGGAGAGGTAACCGCCTTGCAGGTTCTTCACGTTCGCGAACCCCTGCAACGAAAACCAAAACGAATTCACATCTCAATCAAAGATGGTGATCTTACTAAGAACAGTAAAAAAAAAATCAACCATTCACGAATGGACTTACAGCAGCGACGAGGTCTGCGGTGGCGAGCCTGGACCGGACCCCAGAGCGGCAGCCAACAAGGAACCGGTCCTCCTTGGAGTGGAGCGCCGCAACCTGGTCGACGAAGTCCGGGTTGCGCTCCTTGCCATGGGGTGTGACGGAGAGGTAGTAGGGCACGTTGCGTGCACCGGCGACATGGCCCTTTTCGAAGTCCTCCCACATCCGCACGTCCACGTACCCGTACTGCTCCGAGGCCAGCAGCCCACACGCCGCCTCCGCGTCCACGCTCTCCACCGCCGCGCTCGTGCTGCTTCGCAGGGAGCCCATCTATGGAGGATCGAGCAGCGGGGAAGAAGGGGCCTCTGCTTCTGTGTGAGGTGGTCTCCAGAGGCTGTGGAGTGGATTGGCTGATGGAAAGATAGGTGCTATTATAGGATAAGATGATGCCATGGCAGCGGTGGAACATATCACACCCGGGTAGCCGCATCCATCACTTCATGATCGCCTAAAGTCGCCTACCATACATAAGTTACATATATGGAAATGTCAACTACATACGTAGTTGCTGTATTTGTTTTCTTTGAAATGACAAGGTGTATAAGAATTTCCTTTTGCACCCTATTTTTTAAAGATTTTGTGGCAAGTATTATACGTGTGGCCTGAAGCGCATCGTCTTCCAGGCGGCTCGGGGGAGaaaaaaccctagccgccgcgactcctccccctcccctcctagtctcgccgccgccggaggggtcTCCCTGGCAAAGGCTGGGCGGCCCTGAGGAAGGTGGCGGCAGGGCAACGATTCCCTTGTGGTGGCGCAGGCGCGCGAGAGCTCCGCGCGCGGCCGAGGAGTTGCGGACGGCGGCGGCCACCTCCACGGGACGGGCACATCACGACGATCCGGTTGGCCTGGCGATGCGGGCGCACCGTGCATGGCGGTGGTGTGGCCTACGACCTATGGCGGTTTGGATCCGGGGCTCCTGATCTAGGTCGAGCATCCAGGTTGGGGCTTTGCCCGGTGGCGCGGCGACGGCCGCTCTGTTGCGTGCTGGACTATTGGTGGTGGTCGGCCAGGAGGCGGCGGTGGATCTGGCTTCAGACCTGTACGGCGGCGAGTTTGGAGCGGCAAGActtccggtgaaaaccgagcctcgactacggtcatggcggatGATGGCGGCATCTTTTGGCGCCGTTACCTTGTCGAAGGCATCGTCATAGCAAGTCGCGCACTCCTTTCGGCCTGCTCTGGGGaaaaccctagatttgtttttACGGATCGGACGATGGCAACGTCAGGCATCACACTCCTTGCTGGAAGCACCGTTTTGGAGCAGGTACCGACTTGGGTGGACAGGTGGTATCTATCGCATCATCGACGACtggtctcggcggcgtggcgcagcggGGTGTCGCCGACAGATGTGTGATGATGGACGCGCGCAGGGAGgtggcgctgtctggcgtcgtggtggcgtcgacggcagctagaccgggcaaggtagatgcaacagAATATcattgaagatggattggtggttGGTGGCTGTGGCGGCCTCATAGCCGGCAGGCGTCCTGATTGAGGAATgcaccggactggtgggtgccccatgctggggaacgttgcagaaaacaaaaaaattcctacggtttcaccaagatccatctatgagttcatctagcaacgagttaccggattgcatctacatacctttgtagattacgcgcggaagcgttcaaagaacggggatgaggaagtcgtactcgacgtgatccaaatcaccggagatcctagcgccgaacggacggcacctccgcgttcaacacacatacggtcagcgtgacgtctcctccttcttgatccagcaagggggaaggagaggttgatgaagatccagcagcacgacggcatggtggtggatgcaggagtcaccgcagcagggcttcgcagttctactgcgagagggagaggtgtagtaggggagagggaggcgccaagagtcaagggtgcggctgcccctccctcccccctttatataggctcccctaggggggcggccctaggacatgggatctcctaggggggcggcggccaaggggtggagtgccccccaagccaggtggggcgcccccccaccctagggttcccaaccctaggcgcatggggtgggccgaagggggcgcaccagcccactatgggctggttcccctccccacttcagcccatggggccctccgggatgggtggccccacccggtggacccccaggacccttccggtggtcccggtacaataccggtgacccccgaaactcttccgatggccgaaactgcacttcctatatataattcttcacctccggaccattccgaaactcctcgtgacgtctgggatctcatccgggactccgaacaactttcgggttactgcatattcatatctctacaaccctagcgtcaccgaaccttaagtgtgtagaccctacgggttcgggagacatgtagacatgaccgagacggctctccggtcaataaccaacagcgggatctggatacccatgttggctcccacatgctcctcgatgatctcatcggatgaaccacgatgtcgaggattcaagcaaccccgtatacaattccctttgtcaaccggtacgttacttgcccgagattcgatcgtcggtatcccaatacctcgttcaatctcgttaccggcaagtcactttactcgtaccataatgcatgatcccgtgaccagacacttggtcactttgagctcattatgatgatgcattaccgagtgggcccagagatacctcttcgtcatacggagtgacaaatcccagtcttgatccgtgtcaacccaacagacactttcggagatacccgtagtatacctttatagtcacccagttacgttgtgacgtttggtacacccaaagcactcctacggtatccgggagttacacgatctcatggtctatggaaaagatacttaacattggaaaaactctagcaaacgaactatacgatcttgtgctatgtttaggattgggtcttgtgctatgtttaggatgtgatctcgttatcaatgacatccaatgtccatagtcaggaaaccatgactatctattgatcaacgggctagtcaactagaggcttactagggacatgttggtgtctatgtattcacacatgtattacgatttccggataacacaattatagcatgaataaaagacaattatcatgaacaaggaaatataataataatccttttattattgcctctagggcatatttccaacagtctcccacttgcactagagccaataatctagttacattgtgatgaatcgaacacccatagagttctggtgttgatcatgttttgccctagggagaggtttagtcaacggatctgcgacattcaggtccgtatgtactttacaaatatctatgtctccatcttgaacattttcacgaatggagttgaagcgacgcttgatgtgcctgatcttcttgtgaaacctgggctccttgacaagtgcaatagctccagtattgtcacagaagagtttgatcggccccgatgcattgggtatgactcctaggtcggtgatgaactccttcacccaaattacttcatgtgctgcctccgaggccgccatgtactccgcttcacatgtagatcccgccacgacgctctgcttgcagctgcaccagcttactactccaccattcaacatatacacgtatccggtttgtgacttagagtcatccagatctgtgtcgaagctagcatcgacgtaaccctttacgacgagctctttgtcacctccataaatgagaaacatgtccttagtccttttcaggtacttcaggatattcttgaccgctgtccagtgttccttgccgggattactttggtacctacctaccaaatttacggcaaggtttacatcaggtctggtacacagcatggcatacataataaaccctatggctgaggcataggggatgacactcatctcttctatatcttctgccgtggtcagacattgagctgagctcaatttcacaccttgcaacacaggcaagaaccccttcttagactgatccatagtgaacttcttcaatatcttatcaaggtatgtgctttgtgaaagacctatgaggcgtcttgatctatctctatagatcttgatgcctaatatataagcagcttctccaaggtccttcattgaaaaactcttattcaagtaggccttaatgctgtccaaaagttctatatcatttcccatcaaaagtatgtcatctacatataatatgagaaatgctacagagctcccactcactttcttgtaaacgcaggcttctccataagtctgcataaacccaaacgctttgatcatctcatcaaagcgaatgttccaactccgagatgcttgcaccagcccataaatcgagcattggagcttgcacaccttgtcagcattcttaggatcgacaaaaccttccggctgcatcatatacaattcttccttaaggaaaccattaaggaatgccgttttgacgtccatttgccatatctcataatcatagaatgcggcaattgctaacatgattcggacggacttcagcttcgctacaggtgagaaagtctcatcgtagtcaaccccttgaacttgtcgataatccttagcgacaagccgagctttatagatggtcacttttccatccgtgtctgtcttcttaaagatccatttattttctatggctcgccgctcaacgggcaagtcagtcaaagtccatacttcattttcatacatggatcctatctcggatttcatggcttccagccatttgtcggaatctgggcccgccatcgcttcttcatagtttgaaggttcactgttgtctaacaacatgatttccaagacagggttgccgtaccactctagtgcggaacgtgtccttctggacctacgaagttcagtagcaacttgatctgaagtttcatgatcatcatcattaacttcctctctagtcggtgcacgcacctcaggaacattttcttgagttgcgccattttccggttcaagaggtaatacttcatcaagttctactttcctcccacttacttctttcgagagaaactccttctctagaaaggatccattcttggcaacaaagatcttgccttcggatctgaggtagaaagtatacccaatagtttctttagggtatcctatgaagacgcatttttccgacttgggttcgagcttttcaggttgaagtttcttgacataagcatcgcatccccaaactttagaaacgacagcttaggtttcttctcaaaccataattcatacggtgtcgtctcaacggatttcgacggagccctatttaaagtgaatgcggcagtctctaaagtatagccccaaaatgatagcggtaaatcggtaagagacatcatagatcgcaccatatcgaatagagtgcgattacgatgttcggacacaccattacgctgaggtgttccaggcggcgtcagttgtgaaactattccatatttttttaagtgtgtgccaaactcgtgactcaagtattctcctccacgatctgatcgcaagaacttgattttcctgtcatgttgattctcaacctcactctgaaattcctttaacttttcaaaggtctcagacttgtgtttcattaaatagacatactcatatctactcaagtcatcagtgagggtgagaacataacgataccaccgcgagcctcaacacttattggaccgcacacatcagtatgtatgatttccaataagttggttgctcgctccattgttcctgagaatatagtcttggtcattttacccgtgaggcatggttcgcacgtgtcaaatgattcgtaatcaagagactctaaaagtccatctgcatggagcttcttcatgcgtttgacacctatgtgaccaaggcggcagtgccacaagtatgtgggactatcattatcaaccttacatcttttggtattcacactatgaatatgtgtagcattacgctcgagattcattaagaataaaccattcaccatcggagcatgaccataaaacatatctctcatataaatagaacaaccattattctcggatttaaatgagtagccatcttgaattaaacgagatcctgatacaatgttcatgctcaaagctggcactaaataacaattattgaggtttaaaactaatcccgtaggtaaatgtagaggtagcatgccgacggcgatcacatcgaccttggaaccattcccgacgcgcatcgtcacctcgtccttcgccagtctccgcttattccgcagctcctgctttgagttacaaatgtgagcaaccgcaccggtatcaaatacccaggagctactacgagtactggtaaggtacacatcaattacatgtatatcacatatacctttcgtgatgccggccttcttgtccgctaagtatttggggcagttccgcttccagtgaccacttcccttgcaataaaaacactcagtctcgggcttgggtccattttttggcttcttcccggcagcttgcttaccgggcgcggcaactcccttgccgttcttcttgaagttcttcttacccttgcccttcttaaacttagtggttttattcaccatcaacacttgatgttcctttttgacttttacctctgctgatttcagcattgcaaatacttcaggaatggtcttttccatcccctgcatattgaagttcatcacaaagctcttgtagctcggtggaagcgactgaaggattctgtcaatgaccgtgtcatccgggagattaa
This window contains:
- the LOC123131573 gene encoding thiosulfate sulfurtransferase 18; translation: MGSLRSSTSAAVESVDAEAACGLLASEQYGYVDVRMWEDFEKGHVAGARNVPYYLSVTPHGKERNPDFVDQVAALHSKEDRFLVGCRSGVRSRLATADLVAAGFANVKNLQGGYLSLLKSTSYPQPQAASHQ